Proteins found in one Micromonospora sp. WMMD1082 genomic segment:
- a CDS encoding peptidoglycan-binding domain-containing protein, producing MSAVIAPRFAGIDQFERCVAGARMTPDGFDKNGDLTVDGPNDPDAVGAIQRALRDLGYPVDVTLAYDDATAAAVRKFKIDQRLAVPAGMTQHDGVVGPGTSGRLNALFTPAPTVVPPPTPVPASPALQAWERLISFRPAGPMQAALNARFGLFSASRVVHAIEDAKGPVNLDFYPVRVSAMPTEGGSTMTAEKLLEFVRRNFNNFVDGPPNGCVFQPYEPLVDTAAWLPPLLPTAFPGAVLSIDMFSSGVNVDDGAVVAAEVAADHWVFSTLWTPDDGGHPVSGNREFGYTAASAGEFVFYARGADRTTAALDSAMSTTVFGAAHQLWLSFQRRLAAFVNGNGGLATIESPTSDRYDWPTVRSAHHHPTTAWVR from the coding sequence ATGAGTGCCGTGATCGCACCGAGATTTGCCGGGATCGACCAATTCGAGCGTTGCGTCGCGGGGGCGCGCATGACCCCGGACGGCTTCGACAAGAACGGCGACCTGACGGTGGACGGCCCCAACGACCCGGACGCCGTGGGCGCCATCCAGCGTGCGTTGCGCGATCTGGGCTATCCGGTGGATGTCACGTTGGCCTACGACGACGCCACCGCCGCCGCCGTACGGAAGTTCAAGATCGATCAACGGCTCGCCGTGCCGGCGGGGATGACCCAGCACGACGGCGTGGTCGGGCCCGGCACCAGTGGTCGCCTCAACGCGCTGTTCACGCCCGCGCCGACGGTCGTGCCACCGCCGACGCCGGTGCCGGCTTCGCCGGCGCTGCAGGCCTGGGAGCGGCTGATCAGCTTCCGGCCGGCCGGGCCGATGCAGGCGGCGCTCAACGCCCGGTTCGGCCTCTTCTCCGCCAGCCGGGTCGTGCACGCGATCGAGGATGCCAAGGGACCGGTCAACCTGGACTTCTACCCGGTGCGGGTCTCGGCGATGCCGACGGAGGGCGGCAGCACCATGACCGCGGAGAAGCTGCTGGAGTTCGTCCGCCGCAACTTCAACAACTTCGTGGACGGCCCGCCGAACGGGTGCGTCTTCCAGCCGTACGAGCCGCTCGTCGACACCGCGGCGTGGCTGCCACCGCTCCTGCCGACGGCGTTCCCGGGTGCGGTGCTCTCCATCGACATGTTCTCGTCCGGCGTCAACGTCGACGACGGGGCGGTCGTGGCGGCCGAGGTGGCGGCCGACCACTGGGTCTTCTCCACGCTGTGGACGCCGGACGACGGCGGGCACCCGGTCAGCGGCAACCGCGAGTTCGGCTACACCGCCGCCAGCGCGGGCGAGTTCGTCTTCTACGCCCGCGGCGCGGACCGGACCACGGCGGCTCTCGACAGCGCCATGTCGACGACGGTGTTCGGCGCGGCCCACCAGCTGTGGCTGTCCTTCCAGCGCCGCCTGGCCGCGTTCGTCAACGGCAACGGTGGCCTGGCGACGATCGAGAGCCCGACCTCCGACAGGTACGACTGGCCGACGGTACGCAGCGCCCACCACCACCCCACGACGGCCTGGGTCCGCTAG
- a CDS encoding DinB family protein: MANSIRLTADEGPIMIESTLTTERADLLHALAQHRFFLRNTARGLTDEQAGARSTVSELCVGGLIKHVAQMEQGWVDFIVDGPDGSLPSTDPDTYERYAQAFRMLPGETLAGVLTTYDEVARRTDELVRTLPDLDASHPLPEAPWFEPGAHWSARRALLHIIAETSQHAGHADIVREAIDGAKSMG; encoded by the coding sequence GTGGCCAATAGCATCCGGCTGACCGCCGACGAAGGGCCCATCATGATCGAGTCAACGCTGACCACCGAGCGCGCCGACCTGCTGCACGCCCTGGCACAACACCGCTTCTTCCTGCGCAACACCGCGCGGGGCCTGACCGACGAGCAGGCCGGTGCGCGCAGCACCGTGAGCGAGCTGTGCGTCGGCGGGCTGATCAAACACGTCGCCCAGATGGAGCAGGGCTGGGTCGACTTCATCGTCGACGGCCCCGACGGGTCGCTACCCTCCACCGACCCCGACACCTACGAGCGTTACGCGCAGGCGTTCCGGATGCTGCCGGGTGAGACCCTCGCCGGCGTCCTCACGACGTACGACGAGGTCGCCCGGCGCACCGACGAGCTGGTCCGCACCCTGCCGGACCTGGATGCCAGCCACCCCCTGCCGGAGGCGCCCTGGTTCGAGCCGGGTGCCCACTGGTCGGCCCGTCGGGCGCTGCTGCACATCATCGCGGAGACGTCCCAGCACGCCGGCCACGCCGACATCGTCCGGGAGGCCATCGACGGTGCCAAGTCCATGGGGTGA
- a CDS encoding DUF305 domain-containing protein, with amino-acid sequence MLGVRIRALLGRSRRIVLIELAVLAVLAVGVAAVLWWPEGDPKPAATASPPPLALPGLPDSTAPVLMPGRPGEPAKSLPANEMSALPRAPHNNADIRFVTMMIPHHEQALVMARLVAERGENPKLKILADRILAAQGPEIGVLEAWLTDRGLDRDSGGDHRHRMAGMQTAEALNRLTAARGAEFDRMFVAMMTDHHQGAIDMGREALTLGTDVTVNELASSVVVEQGVEINRMRDALANP; translated from the coding sequence GTGCTAGGCGTACGGATCCGGGCGCTCCTCGGGCGGTCGCGGCGGATCGTGCTGATCGAGTTGGCCGTGCTGGCGGTGTTGGCCGTCGGGGTCGCGGCGGTGCTGTGGTGGCCGGAGGGCGACCCGAAGCCGGCGGCGACGGCGAGCCCGCCGCCGCTCGCCCTGCCCGGCCTGCCGGACAGCACCGCGCCGGTGCTGATGCCCGGGCGTCCGGGTGAGCCGGCGAAGTCCCTGCCGGCGAACGAGATGTCGGCGCTGCCGCGCGCACCGCACAACAACGCCGACATCCGTTTCGTCACGATGATGATCCCGCATCACGAGCAGGCGCTGGTGATGGCCCGGCTGGTGGCGGAGCGCGGCGAGAACCCGAAGCTGAAGATTCTCGCGGATCGGATCCTGGCCGCCCAGGGGCCGGAGATCGGCGTGCTGGAGGCATGGCTGACCGACCGCGGGCTCGACCGTGACTCCGGCGGCGACCACCGGCACCGGATGGCCGGCATGCAGACGGCGGAGGCGTTGAACCGACTCACCGCCGCCCGGGGTGCCGAGTTCGACCGGATGTTCGTCGCCATGATGACCGACCATCACCAGGGCGCGATCGACATGGGCCGGGAGGCGCTGACGCTCGGCACCGACGTCACCGTCAACGAACTGGCCAGCAGCGTCGTGGTGGAGCAGGGCGTCGAGATCAACCGGATGCGCGACGCGCTGGCCAACCCGTAG
- a CDS encoding glycoside hydrolase family 18 protein, with protein sequence MRPFRHRRLTALVALTALLVTAAPPTAASAGDRSDRRTGYHRVGYFTQWGIYGRAFPVKKLDTSGAASRLTHVNYAFGNVSEDGLCYVDGGPGEGDAWADYQRPVPAEESVDGVADAWGEPLNGNFGQLAKLKAKHPGLQVMISLGGWSWSTYFSNAARTDASRRAFVASCIDLYLKGNLPILDGGSGGPGAAAGVFDGIDLDWEWPNWPGEPGNVIRPEDRENFTKLLAEFRRQLDAYGRQTRKHHPLTAFLPANPATMDAGYEGRKIFQYLDFATVQGYDFHGTWETVTNQQSALRVPKGAPDNPDFSVEVAIDGWIARGAPRHKLVLGIPYYGQGWTGVTGGGNGLFQPASGPAPATHAAGYEDYKQLKTLVRDGFTVHRDLRGGHAWLFDGTTFWTYDDPAVVLQKTLYIRLAGLGGAMIWSLDGDDDNATLTRTIDLGLTTW encoded by the coding sequence ATGCGACCATTCCGCCACCGCCGCCTCACCGCTCTCGTCGCCCTGACCGCCCTGCTGGTCACCGCCGCGCCACCGACCGCGGCGAGCGCGGGCGACAGGTCGGACCGCCGCACCGGCTACCACCGGGTCGGCTACTTCACCCAGTGGGGCATCTACGGCCGGGCCTTCCCGGTCAAGAAGCTCGACACGTCCGGGGCGGCGAGCCGCCTGACCCACGTCAACTACGCCTTCGGCAACGTGAGCGAGGACGGGCTGTGCTATGTGGACGGTGGACCGGGCGAGGGTGACGCCTGGGCCGACTACCAGCGTCCCGTGCCGGCGGAGGAGAGCGTCGACGGTGTCGCCGACGCCTGGGGCGAGCCGCTCAACGGCAACTTCGGCCAACTGGCCAAGCTGAAGGCCAAGCACCCCGGCCTCCAGGTGATGATCTCGTTGGGTGGGTGGAGCTGGTCGACGTACTTCTCGAACGCCGCCCGCACCGACGCCTCCCGCCGCGCGTTCGTCGCCTCCTGCATCGACCTCTACCTGAAGGGCAACCTGCCGATCCTGGACGGTGGCAGCGGCGGCCCGGGTGCCGCCGCCGGCGTCTTCGACGGCATCGACCTGGACTGGGAGTGGCCGAACTGGCCCGGTGAGCCCGGCAACGTGATCCGCCCGGAGGACCGGGAGAACTTCACCAAGCTGCTCGCCGAGTTCCGCCGGCAACTCGACGCGTACGGCCGGCAGACCCGCAAGCACCACCCGCTGACCGCCTTCCTGCCGGCCAACCCGGCGACCATGGACGCCGGCTACGAGGGACGCAAGATCTTCCAGTACCTCGACTTCGCCACCGTGCAGGGGTACGACTTCCACGGCACCTGGGAGACGGTGACCAACCAGCAGTCGGCCCTGCGGGTACCGAAGGGGGCACCGGACAACCCGGACTTCTCGGTCGAGGTGGCGATCGACGGCTGGATCGCCCGTGGGGCGCCCCGGCACAAGCTGGTCCTGGGCATCCCCTACTACGGCCAGGGCTGGACCGGCGTCACCGGCGGCGGGAACGGCCTGTTCCAGCCCGCGTCCGGGCCCGCGCCGGCCACCCACGCCGCCGGCTACGAGGACTACAAACAGCTGAAGACCCTGGTCCGCGACGGCTTCACCGTCCACCGCGACCTCCGCGGCGGGCACGCCTGGCTCTTCGACGGTACGACCTTCTGGACGTACGACGATCCGGCGGTCGTGCTCCAGAAGACGCTCTACATCCGGCTGGCCGGCCTGGGCGGGGCGATGATCTGGTCGTTGGACGGCGACGACGACAACGCTACGTTGACCAGGACGATCGACCTCGGGCTCACCACCTGGTAG
- a CDS encoding response regulator transcription factor: MTRVVVVDDQTLIRQGIRGLLEVAGIDVVGEADDGRAALAVVDRTSPDVILLDLRMPRFDGIWTLERLRAENVDVPVLVLTTFDDDELVLAALRAGARGYLLKDVTLAQLTRAIGTLADGGTLIAPSITDRMLRAIRSGPSPAGPGAAPVQGLTDREREVLRLVAQGYSNREIAEVLFLAEGTVKNHVSTILTKLGARDRTNAVLRALHEGILD; the protein is encoded by the coding sequence ATGACCCGCGTGGTGGTGGTCGACGACCAGACCCTCATCCGGCAGGGCATCCGCGGGCTGCTGGAGGTCGCCGGGATCGACGTCGTCGGCGAGGCCGACGACGGTCGCGCCGCCCTCGCGGTCGTCGACCGGACCTCGCCGGACGTGATCCTGCTCGACCTGCGGATGCCCCGGTTCGACGGCATCTGGACGCTGGAGCGCCTGCGCGCGGAGAACGTCGACGTCCCGGTGCTGGTGCTGACCACGTTCGACGACGACGAACTCGTGCTGGCCGCCCTCCGCGCGGGCGCCCGTGGCTACCTGCTGAAGGACGTGACGCTGGCGCAGCTCACCCGGGCGATCGGGACGCTCGCCGACGGCGGCACACTCATCGCGCCGTCGATCACCGACCGCATGCTGCGGGCGATCCGGTCCGGGCCCTCACCGGCCGGCCCGGGAGCGGCACCCGTGCAGGGTCTCACCGACCGCGAACGGGAGGTGTTGCGTCTCGTGGCGCAGGGTTACAGCAACCGCGAGATCGCCGAGGTCCTGTTCCTCGCGGAGGGGACCGTCAAGAACCACGTCTCCACGATCCTCACCAAGCTCGGCGCCCGGGACCGGACGAACGCGGTACTGCGCGCGCTGCACGAGGGCATCCTGGACTAG
- a CDS encoding histidine kinase gives MRRVGTDEWSGLAMLVVAVAVAAPGLFGAVETTIPHGWWIALFVGFLAALLAAVGTRVSGRLRYGAFAATVVAAWVLVLSASSLGLLPVLLVLTAAVSVYVVPLRVGLIVVGLNTVVIILGTGSAASDPVEVTVLGGFYLLIQLASLLSSVTLLREQRMRRELAEAHVDLQAASVLLSESARTAERLRISRELHDLIGHQLTVLTLELETARHLDGDAARTHTERANRVARDLLGDVRATVGQLRAETPDIAQALRGVARDLPGLDVTIDVSPGVHVDEEGNAAFVRATQEIVTNTIRHSDARELRILVTADDHGTVLDARDDGRGARNVVLGNGLRGLSERFHTLGGDLAVDGGDGFRVTARVPAR, from the coding sequence ATGCGACGCGTCGGCACAGACGAATGGTCCGGCCTCGCGATGCTCGTGGTGGCGGTCGCCGTCGCCGCACCCGGGCTGTTCGGCGCGGTGGAGACCACGATCCCGCACGGCTGGTGGATCGCGCTCTTCGTCGGCTTCCTGGCCGCCCTGCTCGCCGCGGTCGGCACGCGCGTGTCCGGCCGGCTGCGCTACGGTGCGTTCGCCGCGACCGTCGTCGCCGCCTGGGTGCTGGTGCTGTCCGCGTCGAGCCTGGGACTGCTGCCGGTGCTGCTGGTCCTCACCGCGGCCGTGAGCGTGTACGTGGTGCCGCTGCGGGTGGGCCTGATCGTCGTCGGTCTCAACACCGTGGTGATCATCCTCGGCACCGGATCGGCCGCCAGTGACCCGGTGGAGGTCACCGTGCTCGGGGGCTTCTACCTGCTCATCCAGTTGGCGTCGCTGCTCAGCTCGGTCACGCTGCTGCGCGAGCAGCGGATGCGCCGCGAACTCGCCGAGGCGCATGTCGACCTGCAGGCCGCCAGCGTGCTGCTCTCGGAGTCGGCCCGCACCGCCGAACGGCTGCGCATCTCCCGCGAGCTGCACGACCTGATCGGCCACCAACTGACCGTCCTGACCCTGGAGCTGGAGACCGCCCGTCACCTCGACGGCGATGCCGCCCGTACCCACACCGAGCGCGCCAACCGGGTCGCCCGCGACCTGCTCGGTGACGTCCGCGCCACGGTGGGGCAGCTGCGCGCCGAGACCCCCGACATCGCGCAGGCGCTGCGCGGCGTCGCCCGGGATCTGCCCGGCCTCGACGTGACGATCGACGTCTCGCCCGGCGTACACGTCGACGAGGAGGGCAACGCGGCGTTCGTCCGGGCGACCCAGGAGATCGTCACGAACACCATCCGGCACTCCGACGCGCGCGAGTTGCGGATCTTGGTGACCGCCGACGACCACGGGACCGTTCTCGACGCCCGGGACGATGGCCGTGGGGCGCGCAACGTGGTCCTCGGCAACGGGCTGCGCGGGCTCAGCGAGCGGTTCCACACCCTCGGCGGCGACCTGGCCGTGGACGGCGGCGACGGATTCCGGGTGACCGCGCGAGTGCCGGCGCGATGA
- a CDS encoding ABC transporter ATP-binding protein: MSSTEPAILAENLAKRYGRTQAVAEVSLRVEVGEAVGVVGTNGAGKTTTVEMIAGLRVPDRGRVRVLGLDPHRDRARLRQVLGVQLQHAHLHHALRVTELVDLYRSFYPAPRPTDELLDMVDLTEQRRTIFDKLSGGQQQRLSIALALAGRPRVVILDELTTGLDPKARRRMWGTIERLRSSGVTILLVSHAMEEVERLCDRVAVIDAGRVVALDTPAGLAARAATATLDDAFVALTGKHLEDAE, from the coding sequence ATGAGCAGCACCGAGCCGGCGATCCTCGCCGAGAACCTTGCCAAGCGCTACGGCCGGACCCAGGCGGTCGCCGAGGTGAGCCTACGGGTCGAGGTCGGCGAGGCGGTCGGCGTCGTCGGCACCAACGGTGCGGGGAAGACGACCACGGTCGAGATGATCGCCGGGCTACGCGTACCCGATCGGGGGCGGGTACGCGTGCTCGGCCTCGACCCGCACCGCGACCGCGCCCGGCTCCGGCAGGTCCTCGGCGTGCAGTTGCAGCACGCCCACCTGCACCACGCGCTGCGCGTCACCGAACTGGTCGACCTCTACCGCAGCTTCTACCCCGCACCCCGCCCGACCGACGAACTGCTGGACATGGTCGACCTGACCGAACAGCGCCGGACGATCTTCGACAAGCTCTCCGGCGGCCAGCAGCAGCGACTTTCGATCGCCCTCGCCCTCGCCGGGCGGCCACGGGTGGTGATCCTCGACGAGCTGACCACCGGCCTGGACCCGAAGGCACGGCGGCGGATGTGGGGCACGATCGAGCGGCTCAGATCCTCCGGCGTCACCATCCTGCTCGTCAGCCACGCCATGGAGGAGGTCGAGCGGCTCTGCGACCGCGTCGCCGTCATCGACGCCGGACGCGTCGTCGCGCTCGACACCCCGGCGGGTCTCGCCGCCCGCGCGGCGACCGCCACCCTCGACGACGCGTTCGTCGCGTTGACCGGAAAGCACCTGGAGGACGCCGAATGA
- a CDS encoding ABC transporter permease: protein MSIVVEARRPGVRSLLTLIRCEAKMVVRDTAGLVVPLCLPLLIMLTSASSASRTVVANGRTALDLYVLPLVFTMVMAIIGIINMPSFLAYYRRSGILRRLGVTPASPAMVLAAQAIVSILQATIGITVALVVAFLAFGANPPVDVGVALGVLALAMAAMYGAGMIVAAVAPTPNSAVAIGLVAFFILGALGGMFGGRDALPEPVAEVGGWLPFGAAVDALSSAWAGTAVQAPQLVGLGATVVVGALVAGALFRWE from the coding sequence ATGAGTATTGTCGTCGAGGCACGCCGGCCCGGGGTGCGATCCCTGCTCACGCTCATCAGGTGTGAGGCGAAGATGGTCGTCCGGGACACCGCCGGCCTGGTGGTCCCCCTCTGCCTGCCGCTGCTGATCATGCTGACCAGCGCCTCCTCGGCGAGCCGGACCGTCGTCGCCAACGGGCGTACGGCGCTGGACCTGTACGTCCTCCCGCTCGTGTTCACCATGGTCATGGCGATCATCGGCATCATCAACATGCCGAGCTTCCTGGCCTACTACCGGCGGTCCGGCATCCTCCGCCGGCTCGGGGTGACCCCCGCGTCGCCGGCCATGGTCCTCGCCGCCCAGGCGATCGTCAGCATCCTCCAGGCGACCATCGGCATCACCGTCGCCCTGGTCGTCGCGTTCCTGGCCTTCGGCGCGAACCCGCCCGTCGACGTCGGCGTCGCACTCGGCGTACTGGCGCTGGCGATGGCGGCGATGTACGGCGCCGGGATGATCGTCGCCGCGGTCGCGCCCACGCCGAACTCCGCCGTCGCCATCGGTCTGGTCGCCTTCTTCATCCTCGGCGCCCTCGGCGGCATGTTCGGCGGACGGGACGCCCTGCCCGAACCGGTCGCCGAGGTCGGCGGCTGGCTGCCCTTCGGCGCCGCGGTCGACGCCCTGTCGTCGGCGTGGGCCGGCACGGCGGTGCAGGCTCCGCAGCTGGTCGGCCTCGGCGCGACGGTCGTCGTCGGTGCCCTGGTCGCGGGCGCCCTGTTCCGGTGGGAGTGA
- a CDS encoding NYN domain-containing protein codes for MEPEDRIALFLDYENLALGVRDHRGGAMFDFRPIADALAERGRVVVRRAYADWSYFDEDRRMLTRSHVELIEIPQRMGATRKNAADIKMAVDAIELAFERDYISTFVLCTGDSDFTPLVHKLRELNKQVIGVGVEKSTSALLPPACDEFLYYDRLEGVDILPTRGRRARPARLPEPQPQPAEQVEQLEPEAPPVVEPARDVDALAVLVAQTVAGLQGGSGGEVTASRLKRTLLRKDPTFSESDYGFRTFGELLRHLAGHRVVELAEGPAKGDPEVSLPEHGERETDFALLRTVVQDLAGETGEVALSGLKNQLRRVRPDFSEKKLGYRSFLQFCTAAATGGAVGLRWSAEADDYLLTAPPP; via the coding sequence GTGGAGCCAGAAGACCGGATCGCCCTGTTCCTGGATTACGAGAACCTGGCGCTGGGGGTGCGTGATCACCGGGGCGGCGCGATGTTCGACTTCCGGCCCATCGCCGACGCGCTGGCCGAGCGCGGGCGGGTGGTGGTGCGGCGGGCGTACGCCGACTGGTCGTACTTCGACGAGGACCGGCGGATGCTGACCCGGTCGCACGTGGAACTCATCGAGATACCGCAGCGGATGGGCGCCACGCGCAAGAACGCGGCCGACATCAAGATGGCCGTCGACGCGATCGAGTTGGCGTTCGAACGCGACTACATCTCGACGTTCGTGCTCTGCACGGGCGACAGCGACTTCACCCCGTTGGTCCACAAGCTCCGCGAACTCAACAAGCAGGTCATCGGCGTCGGTGTGGAGAAGTCCACCTCGGCGTTGCTGCCACCGGCGTGCGACGAGTTCCTCTACTACGACCGCCTGGAGGGGGTCGACATCCTGCCGACGCGGGGTCGGCGGGCCCGTCCGGCCCGGCTGCCCGAGCCGCAGCCGCAGCCGGCGGAGCAGGTGGAGCAGCTGGAGCCGGAGGCGCCACCGGTCGTGGAACCGGCCCGCGACGTGGACGCGCTCGCCGTCCTCGTGGCCCAGACGGTGGCCGGCCTCCAGGGTGGCTCCGGCGGGGAGGTGACCGCGTCGAGGCTGAAGCGCACCCTGTTGCGCAAGGATCCGACCTTCAGCGAGTCGGACTACGGGTTCCGCACCTTCGGCGAGTTGCTGCGCCACCTCGCCGGGCACCGGGTGGTCGAGCTGGCGGAGGGCCCCGCCAAGGGCGACCCGGAGGTCTCCCTGCCGGAACACGGCGAGCGGGAGACCGACTTCGCGTTGCTGCGTACCGTCGTGCAGGACCTCGCCGGTGAGACCGGCGAGGTGGCCCTGTCCGGGCTGAAGAACCAGCTCCGGCGCGTCCGGCCGGACTTCAGCGAGAAGAAGCTCGGCTACCGCAGCTTCCTCCAGTTCTGCACGGCCGCCGCCACCGGCGGCGCGGTCGGCCTGCGGTGGAGCGCCGAGGCGGACGACTACCTGCTCACCGCGCCGCCGCCCTGA
- a CDS encoding nucleosidase, producing the protein MDLRGTISPDRPLLVLAIAEEAAYLDPELPVLLTGMGKVNAAAALATTLARSPLPSVVVNLGTAGALHAGWTGTHEVGAVLQHDLDTEFIRRLTGQTVGAPLTFGDGPVLATGDQFIADDEVRAALARRAQLVDMEGYAVASTARRFGVPVRLVKHVSDEAGAGADLTWKESVDGCARLLAEWVREQL; encoded by the coding sequence ATGGATCTTCGCGGCACGATCAGCCCGGACCGCCCGCTCCTCGTCCTGGCCATCGCGGAGGAGGCCGCGTACCTCGATCCGGAGCTTCCGGTGCTGCTCACCGGGATGGGAAAGGTCAACGCGGCGGCCGCCCTCGCGACGACGCTGGCCCGCTCCCCACTGCCGTCGGTGGTGGTCAACCTCGGCACCGCCGGAGCGCTGCACGCCGGCTGGACCGGCACCCACGAGGTGGGCGCCGTCCTCCAGCACGACCTGGACACGGAGTTCATCCGCAGGCTGACCGGCCAGACCGTCGGCGCACCGCTGACCTTCGGCGACGGCCCCGTGCTGGCCACCGGCGACCAGTTCATCGCCGACGACGAGGTACGCGCCGCGCTGGCCCGACGCGCCCAGCTGGTGGACATGGAGGGCTACGCGGTGGCGTCGACCGCGCGGCGGTTCGGCGTACCGGTCCGCCTGGTCAAGCACGTCAGCGACGAGGCCGGGGCCGGGGCGGATCTCACCTGGAAGGAGTCGGTGGACGGCTGCGCCCGACTGCTCGCCGAGTGGGTACGGGAACAGCTCTGA
- a CDS encoding LLM class flavin-dependent oxidoreductase codes for MTDYGHDLLFGTFVTPGAQGAEHAVDLAVTADRVGLDLVTFQDHPYQPAFLDTWTLLSYVAARTTRVRLSGNVLSLPLRPPAVLARAAASLDILSGGRFELGIGAGAFWDGIAAMGGRRLTAGQGVGALREAIAIIRDLWDTDTRGAVRHDGRYYHVTGAKRGPRPAHDIGIWVGAYKPKMLALTGALGDGWLPTIEYLPQGVASLPELNARIDEAATEAGRPPAAVRRLMNVMNVEFSAAGRGLLGGPPAQWVEQLADLALTHGVTAFLIGGDDHTITERFAAEVAPAVREIVERERG; via the coding sequence ATGACCGACTACGGACACGACCTGCTGTTCGGCACCTTCGTGACCCCCGGTGCGCAGGGCGCGGAACACGCGGTCGACCTCGCGGTCACCGCGGACCGGGTCGGGCTGGACCTGGTCACGTTCCAGGACCATCCCTACCAGCCGGCGTTCCTGGACACCTGGACGCTGCTGTCCTACGTCGCCGCGCGCACCACCCGGGTACGGCTGAGCGGCAACGTCCTCAGCCTCCCGCTGCGCCCGCCGGCCGTGCTCGCCCGCGCCGCGGCCTCGCTCGACATCCTCAGCGGCGGCCGGTTCGAGCTGGGCATCGGCGCCGGAGCGTTCTGGGACGGCATCGCCGCGATGGGCGGCCGCCGGCTCACCGCGGGCCAGGGGGTCGGCGCCCTCCGCGAGGCGATCGCGATCATCCGGGACCTGTGGGACACCGACACCCGCGGCGCGGTACGCCACGACGGTCGCTACTACCACGTCACCGGTGCCAAGCGGGGACCGCGGCCGGCGCACGACATCGGCATCTGGGTCGGCGCGTACAAGCCGAAGATGCTGGCCCTGACCGGTGCGCTCGGCGACGGCTGGCTGCCCACGATCGAGTACCTGCCCCAGGGCGTCGCCTCGCTACCCGAACTCAACGCCCGCATCGACGAGGCCGCCACCGAGGCGGGCCGTCCGCCGGCCGCGGTACGCCGGCTGATGAACGTCATGAACGTCGAGTTCTCCGCCGCCGGCCGGGGCCTGCTGGGCGGTCCACCCGCCCAGTGGGTGGAGCAGCTCGCCGATCTCGCCCTCACCCACGGCGTCACCGCCTTCCTCATCGGCGGCGACGACCACACCATCACCGAACGGTTCGCCGCGGAGGTGGCACCGGCGGTACGCGAGATCGTCGAGCGGGAACGCGGCTGA